The following proteins come from a genomic window of Aphelocoma coerulescens isolate FSJ_1873_10779 chromosome 18, UR_Acoe_1.0, whole genome shotgun sequence:
- the LOC138120169 gene encoding myosin-1B-like isoform X2, with protein MSSDSEMAIFGEAAPYLRKSEKERIAAQNKPFDAKTSVFVVHAKESYVKSTVTGRESGKVTVKTEAGETLTVKEDQIFSMNPPKYDKIEDMAMMTHLHEPAVLYNLKERYAAWMIYTYSGLFCVTVNPYKWLPVYNPEVVLAYRGKKRQEAPPHIFSISDNAYQFMLTDRENQSILITGESGAGKTVNTKRVIQYFATIAASGDKKKEEQTSGKMQGTLEDQIISANPLLEAFGNAKTVRNDNSSRFGKFIRIHFGATGKLASADIETYLLEKSRVTFQLKAERSYHIFYQIMSNKKPELIEMLLITTNPYDYQYVSQGEITVPSINDQEELMATDSAIDILGFTPDEKTAIYKLTGAVMHYGNLKFKQKQREEQAEPDGTEVADKAAYLMGLNSADLLKALCYPRVKVGNEYVTKGQTVQQVYNAVGALAKAVFEKMFLWMVIRINQQLDTKQPRQYFIGVLDIAGFEIFDFNSLEQLCINFTNEKLQQFFNHHMFVLEQEEYKKEGIEWEFIDFGMDLAACIELIEKPMGIFSILEEECMFPKATDTSFKNKLYDQHLGKSNNFQKPKPAKGKAEAHFSLVHYAGTVDYNISGWLDKNKDPLNETVVGLYQKSSLKTLALLFASAGGEAGHGGGGKKGGKKKGSSFQTVSALFRENLNKLMTNLRSTHPHFVRCIIPNESKTPGAMEHELVLHQLRCNGVLEGIRICRKGFPSRILYADFKQRYKVLNASAIPEGQFIDSKKASEKLLGSIDVDHTQYKFGHTKVFFKAGLLGLLEEMRDEKLAQLITRTQARCRGYLMRVEYRRMVERRESIFCIQYNVRAFMNVKHWPWMKLFFKIKPLLKSAESEKEMANMKGEFEKTKEELAKSEAKRKELEEKMASLMQEKNDLQLQVQAEADALADAEERCDQLIKTKIQLEAKIKEVTERAEDEEEINAELTAKKRKLEDECSELKKDIDDLELTLAKVEKEKHATENKVKNLTEEMAALDETIAKLTKEKKALQEAHQQTLDDLQAEEDKVNTLTKAKTKLEQQVDDLEGSLEQEKKLRMDLERAKRKLEGDLKLAQDSIMDLENDKQQLEEKLKKKDFEISQIQSKTEDEQALGMQLQKKIKELQARIEELEEEIEAERTSRAKAEKHRADLSRELEEISERLEEAGGATAAQIDMNKKREAEFQKMRRDLEEATLQHEATAAALRKKHADSTAELGEQIDNLQRVKQKLEKEKSELKMEIDDLASNMESVSKAKANLEKMCRTLEDQLSEIKTKEEQNQRMINDLNTQRARLQTESGEYSRQVEEKDALISQLSRGKQAFTQQIEELKRHLEEEIKAKNALAHALQSARHDCDLLREQYEEEQEAKGELQRAMSKANSEVAQWRTKYETDAIQRTEELEEAKKKLAQRLQDAEEHVEAVNAKCASLEKTKQRLQNEVEDLMIDVERSNAACAALDKKQKNFDKILAEWKQKYEETQAELEASQKESRSLSTELFKMKNAYEESLDHLETMKRENKNLQQEISDLTEQIAEGGKAIHELEKVKKQVEQEKSEIQAALEEAEASLEHEEGKILRLQLELNQVKSEIDRKIAEKDEEIEQMKRNHLRIVDSMQSTLDAEIRSRNEALRLKKKMEGDLNEMEIQLSHANRMAAEAQRNLRNTQGVLKDTQIHLDDALRAQDDLKEQVAMVERRANLLQAEVEELRAALEQTERSRKLAEQELLDATERAQLLHTQNTSLINTKKKLETDIAQIQGEMEDTIQEARNAEEKAKKAITDAAMMAEELKKEQDTSAHLERMKKNLDQTVKDLQHRLEEAEQLALKGGKKQIQKLEARVRELEGEVDAEQKRSAEAVKGVRKYERRVKELTYQSEEDRKNVLRLQDLVDKLQMKVKSYKRQAEEAEELSNVNLSKFRKIQHELEEAEERADIAESQVNKLRVKSREIHKKIGEEE; from the exons ATGTCTTCGGATTCTGAGATGGCCATCTTTGGGGAGGCGGCTCCTTACCTCCGAAAGTCAGAGAAGGAGAGAATTGCCGCCCAGAACAAACCTTTTGATGCCAAGACATCTGTCTTTGTGGTACATGCAAAGGAGTCCTATGTGAAGAGCACAGTCACAGGCAGGGAATCGGGCAAAGTCACTGTCAAGACTGAAGCGGGAGAG ACTCTGACTGTGAAGGAAGATCAAATCTTCTCCATGAACCCTCCCAAGTATGATAAAATCGAGGACATGGCCATGATGACCCACCTCCACGAACCCGCTGTGCTGTACAACCTCAAAGAGCGTTACGCAGCCTGGATGATCTAC ACCTACTCGGGTCTCTTCTGCGTCACCGTCAACCCCTACAAGTGGCTGCCGGTGTACAACCCGGAGGTGGTGTTGGCCTACCGAGGCAAGAAGCGCCAGGAGGCCCCTCCACACATCTTCTCCATCTCTGACAACGCCTATCAGTTCATGCTGACTG ATCGGGAGAACCAGTCCATCCTGATCAC CGGAGAATCCGGTGCCGGGAAGACTGTGAACACAAAGCGTGTCATCCAGTACTTTGCAACAATTGCAGCCAGTGGGGACaagaagaaggaggagcagACATCAGGCAAAATGCAG GGGACACTTGAGGATCAAATCATCAGTGCCAACCCACTGCTGGAGGCCTTTGGAAATGCCAAGACCGTGAGGAATGACAACTCCTCACGCTTT gGTAAATTCATCAGAATCCACTTTGGTGCCACAGGCAAGCTGGCTTCTGCTGACATTGAAACAT ATCTGCTGGAGAAGTCCAGAGTCACTTTCCAGCTCAAGGCGGAAAGAAGCTACCACATCTTTTATCAGATCATGTCCAACAAGAAGCCGGAGCTAATTG AGATGTTACTGATCACCACCAACCCCTATGACTATCAGTACGTGAGTCAAGGTGAAATCACAGTTCCCAGCATTAACGACCAGGAAGAGCTGATGGCCACGGAT AGCGCCATTGACATCCTGGGCTTCACTCCAGATGAGAAAACAGCCATCTACAAGCTGACAGGGGCTGTCATGCACTATGGGAACCTGAAGTTCAAGCAGAAGCAGCGTGAGGAGCAGGCAGAGCCTGATGGCACAGAAG TTGCCGACAAGGCTGCCTACCTGATGGGTCTGAACTCAGCAGACCTGCTCAAGGCCCTCTGCTACCCCCGAGTCAAAGTGGGGAATGAATACGTGACCAAGGGCCAGACTGTGCAGCAG GTATACAATGCAGTGGGTGCCCTGGCAAAGGCTGTGTTTGAAAAGATGTTCCTGTGGATGGTTATTCGCATCAACCAACAGCTGGATACGAAGCAGCCCAGGCAGTACTTCATTGGTGTCCTGGACATTGCTGGCTTTGAGATCTTTGAC TTcaacagcctggagcagctgtgcaTCAACTTCACCAATGAGAAACTGCAACAGTTCTTCAACCACCACATGTtcgtgctggagcaggaggagtaCAAGAAGGAGGGAATTGAATGGGAGTTCATTGACTTTGGCATGGACCTGGCTGCCTGCATTGAGCTCATTGAGAAG CCCATGGGCATCTTCTCCATCCTGGAAGAGGAGTGCATGTTCCCCAAGGCAACTGACACCTCTTTCAAGAACAAGCTCTATGACCAGCACCTGGGCAAGTCCAACAACTTCCAGAAGCCCAAGCCTGCCAAAGGCAAGGCTGAGGCCCACTTCTCCCTGGTGCACTATGCTGGCACAGTGGACTACAACATCTCTGGCTGGCTGGACAAGAACAAGGACCCTCTGAATGAAACTGTTGTGGGGCTGTATCAGAAATCATCCTTGAAGACCCTAGCCTTACTCTTTgcctctgctggaggagaggcaGGTCA tggtggtggtggcaaGAAGGGAGGCAAGAAGAAGGGTTCTTCTTTCCAGACTGTCTCAGCTCTTTTCAGG GAGAACCTCAACAAGCTGATGACCAACCTGCGGAGCACTCACCCACATTTTGTGCGCTGTATCATCCCCAATGAATCTAAAACACCTG GTGCCATGGAGCATGAACTGGTGCTACACCAGCTGCGCTGTAACGGCGTGCTGGAAGGGATCAGGATTTGCAGGAAGGGATTCCCCAGCAGAATCCTCTATGCTGATTTCAAACAGAG GTACAAGGTGCTTAATGCCAGTGCCATCCCTGAGGGACAGTTCATTGATAGCAAGAAGGCTTCTGAGAAGCTCCTTGGGTCAATCGATGTGGACCACACCCAGTACAAATTTGGACACACCAAG GTGTTCTTCAAAGCTGGGCTGCTGGGACTtctggaggagatgagggatgAGAAGCTGGCACAGCTCATCACCCGCACCCAGGCCAGGTGCAGGGGTTACCTGATGAGGGTGGAGTACCGGAGAATGGTGGAGAGGAG GGAATCCATCTTCTGCATCCAGTACAATGTTCGTGCATTCATGAATGTCAAACACTGGCCATGGATGAAGCTGTTCTTCAAGATCAAGCCCTTGCTGAAGAGTGCAGAGTCTGAGAAGGAAATGGCCAACATGAAGGGGGAGTTTGAGAAAACCAAGGAAGAGCTTGCAAAGTCTGAGGCAAAGcggaaggagctggaggagaaaaTGGCATCTctaatgcaggaaaaaaatgaccTGCAGCTCCAAGTGCAGGCT GAAGCTGATGCCTTGGCTGATGCTGAGGAAAGGTGTGACCAGCtcatcaaaaccaaaatccagctgGAAGCCAAAATTAAGGAGGTGACTGAAAGGGCTGAGGATGAAGAGGAAATTAATGCTGAGCTGACAGCCAAGAAGAGGAAACTGGAAGATGAATGTTCAGAGCTGAAGAAAGATATTGATGACCTTGAGCTAACACTGGCCaaggtggagaaggaaaaacacgCCACTGAAAACAAG GTGAAAAACCTGACTGAGGAGATGGCAGCCCTGGACGAGACCATCGCCAAGCtgacaaaagagaagaaagcccTCCAAGAGGCCCATCAGCAAACCCTGGATGACCTGCAGGCAGAAGAAGACAAAGTCAATACACTGACCAAGGCCAAGACCAAGCTGGAGCAGCAAGTGGACGAT CTGGAAGGGTCCCTGGAGCAAGAGAAGAAGCTGCGCATGGACCTGGAGAGAGCTAAGAGGAAACTGGAAGGAGACCTGAAGCTGGCCCAGGACAGCATCATGGATTTGGAGAATGataagcagcagctggaggagaaacTGAAGAA GAAAGACTTTGAAatcagccagatccagagcaaAACTGAGGATGAACAAGCCCTGGGCATGCAACTTCAGAAGAAGATCAAGGAGCTGCAG GCCCGTattgaggagctggaggaggagattGAGGCAGAGCGAACCTCTCGCGCTAAAGCAGAGAAGCATCGGGCTGACCTGTcgagggagctggaggagatCAGCGAGCGCCTGGAAGAAGCAGGAGGGGCGACAGCAGCTCAGATCGATATGAACAAGAAGCGTGAGGCAGAATTCCAGAAGATGCGCCGTGACCTGGAAGAGGCCACGCTGCAGCACGAAGCCACGGCTGCCGCCCTGCGCAAGAAGCACGCGGACAGCACCgcggagctgggggagcagaTCGACAACCTGCAACGCGTGAAGcagaagctggagaaggagaagagtGAGCTGAAGATGGAGATTGATGACTTGGCCAGCAACATGGAGTCTGTCTCCAAGGCCAAG GCCAACCTGGAGAAGATGTGCCGCACACTGGAAGATCAGCTGAGTGAGATTAAAACAAAGGAGGAGCAGAATCAGCGCATGATCAACGACCTCAATACGCAAAGAGCTCGCCTGCAGACAGAGTCAG GTGAATATTCACGccaggtggaggagaaggatgcTTTGATTTCTCAGCTGTCAAGGGGCAAACAGGCTTTCACCCAACAGATTGAGGAACTCAAGAGGCATTTAGAGGAAGAGATAAAG GCCAAGAACGCCCTGGCCCACGCCCTGCAGTCCGCTCGCCACGACTGTGACTTGCTCCGGGAACAAtatgaggaggagcaggaggccaAGGGGGAGCTGCAGCGCGCCATGTCCAAGGCCAACAGCGAAGTGGCCCAGTGGAGAACCAAATACGAGACGGACGCGATTCAGCGCACGGAGGAGCTCGAGGAGGCCAA GAAGAAGCTGGCACAACGCCTTCAGGATGCAGAGGAACATGTTGAGGCTGTCAATGCCAAATGTGCCTCCCTGGAAAAGACaaagcagaggctgcagaaTGAAGTGGAGGACCTGATGATTGACGTGGAGAGATCCAATGCTGCCTGCGCTGCTCTGGATAAGAAGCAGAAGAACTTTGACAAG ATCCTGGCAGAATGGAAGCAGAAGTATGAGGAAACGcaggctgagctggaggcctcgCAGAAGGAGTCGCGCTCTCTCAGCACGGAGCTGTTCAAGATGAAGAATGCCTATGAGGAGTCCTTGGACCACCTGGAAACAATGAAGCGGGAGAACAAGAACCTGCAGC AGGAGATTTCCGACCTCACGGAGCAGATTGCTGAGGGAGGAAAGGCAATTCATGAGCTGGAGAAAGTCAAGAAGCAGGTTGAGCAGGAGAAATCTGAAATCCAGGCAGCTCTGGAGGAGGCTGAG GCCTCCCTGGAACATGAGGAGGGGAAGATCCTGCGCCTGCAGCTGGAGCTCAACCAAGTGAAGTCTGAGATCGACAGGAAGATAGCAGAGAAAGATGAGGAGATTGAACAGATGAAGAGAAACCACCTCAGAATTGTGGACTCCATGCAGAGCACGCTGGATGCTGAGATCAGGAGCAGGAATGAAGCCCTGAGGctgaagaagaagatggaggGAGACCTGAATGAAATGGAGATCCAGCTGAGCCATGCCAACCGCATGGCTGCAGAGGCACAAAGGAACCTGAGAAATACACAGGGAGTGCTCAAG GACACTCAGATCCATCTGGATGATGCTCTCAGGGCACAGGATGACCTGAAGGAGCAGGTGGCCATGGTGGAGCGCAGGGCAAACCTGCTGCAGGCTGAAGTTGAGGAGCTGCgggcagccctggagcagaCGGAGCGGTCGAGGAAATTGGCTGAGCAGGAGCTTCTGGATGCCACTGAACGTGCACAGCTCCTCCATACCCAG AACACCAGCTTGATCAACACCAAGAAGAAGCTGGAAACAGACATTGCCCAAATCCAGGGTGAAATGGAGGATACCATCCAGGAAGCCCGCAATGCTGAGGAGAAGGCCAAGAAGGCCATCACAGAT GCGGCCATGATGGCAGAAGAGCTGAAGAAGGAGCAGGACACCAGTGCCCACCTGGAGAGGATGAAGAAGAACCTGGACCAGACGGTGAAGGACCTGCAGCACCGTCTGGAAGAGGCCGAGCAGCTGGCActgaagggagggaagaagcagATCCAGAAGCTGGAGGCCAGG GTGCGGGAGCTGGAAGGGGAGGTTGATGCTGAGCAGAAGCGCAGCGCTGAAGCCGTGAAGGGCGTGCGCAAGTACGAGCGGAGGGTGAAGGAACTGACCTACCAG TCTGAGGAAGACAGGAAGAATGTCCTCAGGCTGCAGGATCTGGTGGACAAGCTGCAAATGAAAGTGAAATCCTACAAGAGACAAGCTGAGGAGGCT GAGGAGCTGTCCAATGTCAACCTGTCCAAGTTCCGCAAGATCCAGCACGAGCTGGAGGAAGCCGAGGAGCGGGCTGACATTGCAGAGTCCCAGGTCAACAAGCTCCGAGTGAAGAGCCGGGAGATTCATAAGAAGATAGGAGAGGAAGAGTGA